The nucleotide sequence CGAGCGTGCTGCGAGTGCCATCGGGCGCCACCACCGGGGCCTGGAACCGGGCGACCTTGCCGCTCTCGTTCATCTCTCGCAGCATTTCGAACCAGAGCGTCTCCAGCGCCTCGATGGACGGCAGACGGGTGCTGTTGGCCAGCGCTGTCAATGGCGCCTGCCGCTGGGGATACTGCACGGTGACCAGTGAGTTCATCGCCACCGCACTGACATCCCCGGCCACCTGGCGCACCACCCCGAACATTTCGCCCAAATGCCCGGCCTTGGCATCCAGCTGCTGCTGCAACTCGGTGAGCCGGCGTTCGTTGGCATCAAATTCGGTCGACAGCCGGTCGGCTCGACGTTCCTCCGCGGCACGCGCCGCCTCGGCCTCGGCCTGCAGCCGCTGCTGCTGATCGAGCTGGTCAATGAACCGCTGAACCCGGGCCGCATTGGCGCGCGCCTCGTCGGCACGGACCGCGCGCGTCTGCGCCAGCAATTCGTCGATACTCTTCGGTGCGCCCGGCTCGGCCGCCATCAGGGACAGGCTGCAGAACGTCAGGGCAAGGGCGACAATGGCGCGCGTCATGAGCCGGCTCCGGCAGCGGGCAGCGGCAACGTCAGCAACTGCGGTGCCGATTGTTTGCGTGCGACCTTGAGACCATCACGCACCGCAGCATGGTAGTGATCGTCCATCACGAAGCCCTGCTCGCCGGGGTGCCAATAGCCGGTTTCATCGCCATCCAGCGTCTGATAGAGCAGGGCGATGCGCCCGACCCGGAGGAACTGCACCACGCGCTCGTCATCGCCCCCGAGCGGCGCCTGATAGGCCTCCAGGGTGCGCCCGTATTCCATCTCGACCTGGTAGGCCTCGGTGACCCGGCGATACTTCTCCGCCACCGAGACATCGGCGCGCACCATCAGGGCCTGCAGCGTGTCCAGCCGGTCCTGGCGCTCGCGCTGCAGGAACGGCGCATCAAGCGCCACGAACTGCACCAGGGTGTCCAGCATCCGCTGCAACAACGGGACGATCTCGCGCGCGGTGACGTCCAGCTCTTCGAGCTGATCGCCCATCGAAGCCAGTTCACGGGTCTGCGACTGCAACTGCAGCGCCATCTGGTCGTTGTAACGCTTGAGGCTGTCGGTGGCCTGCAGCGCTTCACGATAGGCCTCGACCGCCGCACGGGCGCGGTCATCGAGTTGGTCGATCCGCGCCTGGGTGGCCTGCGCTGCGGCTTCGATGGCGGTCTGCTCGTCGATGGCGCGTTCCACCGTCGCGGTCGGCGCCGCTGCCACGACGCTGCTGTAAAGAAGTCCCGCGGCGCCACAGCGCATGAGCATGAGGGTCAACGACTTCACTGCAGGTCCTTGCCGGTATCCGGAATGGGGCGACATCCTTGCCGCAAATGCGAAGCATTAATATTAGCATCCCGACGCCCGCATGTATGCCCCACGACATCGGCTCCGAAAACACGAAAGGCACCCGAAGGTGCCTTTCGTGGAACCGCTACCGCCGACTCAGGCGTCAGCAGCGTCCGTGGTCGCCGGTGCAGCCTCAGCAGCCTTGCGGTCGATCAGCTCGATGTAGGCCATCGGGGCATTGTCGCCGGCACGGAAGCCACACCGCATGATGCGGGTGTAGCCCCCTGGCCGCGCGTTGAAACGCGGTGCCAGGTCGTTGAACAGCTTCTGCACCGCATCACGGTCACGCAGACGGCTGAACACGATACGGCGGTTATGCACGCTGTCCTGCTTGGCGCGCGTGATCAGCGGCTCGGCAAAACGGCGAAGTTCCTTGGCCTTGGGCACGGTGGTCTTGATCATCTCGTGCTTGATCAGGGCCACGGCGATCGACTGCATCGTCGCCTTGCGGTGGCTGGGGCTACGGCCGAACGCGCGGCCGGCAATGGTGTGACGCATGGTCTGTTCCTTGTCTGTATGCCGACGCTAACCGTTAGGCAACGGTCTTGGGCGACGACCAGTTGTCGAGCTTCATTCCAAGCTCGAGTTCCTGGGCGCGCAGCGCTTCCTTGATTTCGTTGAGCGACTTCTTGCCGAGGTTCGGCGTCTTCATCAGTTCGATCTCGGTGCGCTGCACCAGGTCGCCGATGTAGTACAGGTTCTCGGCCTTGAGACAGTTTGCCGACCGCACCGTCAGTTCCAGATCGTCGATCGGGCGGAACAGGATGGGGGCGAGATCCGTCTTGGTAGCGGTGCTGGTCTGCGTTGCGGCCTCGGCTTCAAGGTCGACAAACACCGCCAGCTGGTCGCGCAGGATGCGTGCAGCCAACCGCACCGCTTCACCCGGCTCGACGCTCCCGTTGGTGTCGACATCCAGCACCAGCTTGTCGAGGTCGGTGCGCTGGGCGACGCGGGCACGCTCAACGCCGTAGCTGACGCGGCGGACCGGGCTGTAGGACGCGTCCAGCTTGAGTACGCCAACGCCACGGGTCTCTTCCTCACGCTCGAGGCTGGTCGCCGGCACGTAGCCGCGACCACGGGTGATCTTCAGCGTGGCGTTGAGCTTGCCACCGGTGAGATGGGCCAGCACCAGTTCCGGGTTGACGATCTCGACGTCGTGGTCGACCTTGATGTCGCCGGCCGTCACCGGGCCCTTGCCCGACTTCTCGATCCGCAGCGACACTTCCTCACGGTTGTGCAGGCGAACCGCCACGTTCTTGATGTTGAGCAGGATGTCGAGCACGTCTTCCTGCACGCCTTCCAGCGCGCTGTACTCGTGGACCACACCTTCGATCTGCACTTCGGTCACGGCCGCGCCGGGGATCGAGGACAGCAGGATCCGCCGCAGGGCGTTACCGAGGGTGTGGCCGAAGCCACGCTCCATCGGTTCGAGCGTGACGCGGGCCCGATAAGGGCTCACGGTCTCGACATCGACCAGGCGCGGTTTCAATAGATCAGCGACGACATTCTGCATAACGCAACCACCTCAGTTTAACGGTGAGCCCGTGGATTACTTCGAGTACAACTCGACCACGAGGCTTTCGTTGATGTCCGGAAGGATCTGGTCCCGGGTGGGCACGGTCTTGAAGGTCCCTTTCAGGCCCTTCTCGTCCACATCCACCCAATCGGGGAATCCGATCTGCGCAGCGATCGACAGCGATTCGACGATGCGCCCCTGATTCCGCGACTTGTCGGTAATTTCCACCACATCACCGGCCTGCACGCTGTAGGACGGAATGTTGACCAGCGTGCCATTGACGCGCACCGCCTTGTGGCCGACCAGCTGACGGGCTTCGGCGCGGGTGCGGCCGAACCCCATGCGATAGACCACGTTGTCCAGACGCTGTTCCAGCAACTGCAGCAGGATCACGCCGGTGGAGCCCTTCTTGGTGGACGCCTTCTTGTAGTAATTCAGGAACTGCCGTTCCAGCACGCCGTACATCTGCTTCAGCTTCTGCTTTTCGCGCAGCTGCAGGGCGTAGTCGGACAGACGCATCTTGCGAGCGCCGTGCTGCCCCGGGGGGGTGTCCAGCTTGCACTTGCTGTCGAGCGCGCGGGCGCGGCTCTTGAGCATGAGGTCAGTGCCAGCGCGACGGCTGAGCTTGCACGTGGGACCAATATAACGAGCCATCTCTGGTGCTCCTGTGCTTAGACGCGACGACGCTTGGGCGGCCGGCATCCGTTGTGCGGAATCGGCGTAACGTCGGTGATGTTGGTGATCTTGAAACCGGCGGCATTCAACGAGCGCACGGCCGACTCGCGTCCCGGGCCGGGGCCCTTCACGCGCACTTCGATGTTCTTGACGCCGTGCTCCGCAGCAGCGGTGCCGGCACGTTCAGCCGCCACCTGGGCGGCGAACGGGGTGCTCTTGCGAGAACCCTTGAAGCCGCAG is from Flagellatimonas centrodinii and encodes:
- the rplQ gene encoding 50S ribosomal protein L17, with the translated sequence MRHTIAGRAFGRSPSHRKATMQSIAVALIKHEMIKTTVPKAKELRRFAEPLITRAKQDSVHNRRIVFSRLRDRDAVQKLFNDLAPRFNARPGGYTRIMRCGFRAGDNAPMAYIELIDRKAAEAAPATTDAADA
- a CDS encoding DUF3450 domain-containing protein, producing MKSLTLMLMRCGAAGLLYSSVVAAAPTATVERAIDEQTAIEAAAQATQARIDQLDDRARAAVEAYREALQATDSLKRYNDQMALQLQSQTRELASMGDQLEELDVTAREIVPLLQRMLDTLVQFVALDAPFLQRERQDRLDTLQALMVRADVSVAEKYRRVTEAYQVEMEYGRTLEAYQAPLGGDDERVVQFLRVGRIALLYQTLDGDETGYWHPGEQGFVMDDHYHAAVRDGLKVARKQSAPQLLTLPLPAAGAGS
- the rpsD gene encoding 30S ribosomal protein S4 gives rise to the protein MARYIGPTCKLSRRAGTDLMLKSRARALDSKCKLDTPPGQHGARKMRLSDYALQLREKQKLKQMYGVLERQFLNYYKKASTKKGSTGVILLQLLEQRLDNVVYRMGFGRTRAEARQLVGHKAVRVNGTLVNIPSYSVQAGDVVEITDKSRNQGRIVESLSIAAQIGFPDWVDVDEKGLKGTFKTVPTRDQILPDINESLVVELYSK
- a CDS encoding DNA-directed RNA polymerase subunit alpha produces the protein MQNVVADLLKPRLVDVETVSPYRARVTLEPMERGFGHTLGNALRRILLSSIPGAAVTEVQIEGVVHEYSALEGVQEDVLDILLNIKNVAVRLHNREEVSLRIEKSGKGPVTAGDIKVDHDVEIVNPELVLAHLTGGKLNATLKITRGRGYVPATSLEREEETRGVGVLKLDASYSPVRRVSYGVERARVAQRTDLDKLVLDVDTNGSVEPGEAVRLAARILRDQLAVFVDLEAEAATQTSTATKTDLAPILFRPIDDLELTVRSANCLKAENLYYIGDLVQRTEIELMKTPNLGKKSLNEIKEALRAQELELGMKLDNWSSPKTVA
- the rpsK gene encoding 30S ribosomal protein S11, whose amino-acid sequence is MAANTASAQKRKKVRKNISDAVAHIHASFNNTIVLITDRQGNTISWCTAGACGFKGSRKSTPFAAQVAAERAGTAAAEHGVKNIEVRVKGPGPGRESAVRSLNAAGFKITNITDVTPIPHNGCRPPKRRRV